In the Ornithinimicrobium pratense genome, TTGACGGTCAGGGCGTCCTGCTCGGCCAGCCAGGCGATCTTCTCCGCGCCCTGCAGGGTCTCCTCGCTGTCCAGGATGGCCTGGCTGCCGTCGAAACCACCCTCGTCCAGCAGCGGGAAAATGCCGCCGCCGTAGGCCGCCAGGTAGGGGTACATGTTGTAGGCGTTGCCCTCCTGGCCCACTTCCTGTGCCATGACCAGCTCGGCCTCACCGTCCTCGACCAGCTGCTGACCGGTCGCGACGAGCTCCTCGAAGGTCGCCGGCTCCTCCGGCGCCATCTCCACGTTGCGGATCAGGGCGAGGGACTCCACGGAGTAGGGGACGCCGTAGGTCTGACCCTCGAAGGTGAAGCCCTCGACGCTCTCCGGGGAGAACTGACCGACCAGGTCGGAGGACAGCTGGACCGGGGCGACGACGTTGTTCTGGACCAGCTCGCCGAGCCAGTCGTGGGCACCGACGGCGATGTCCGGGCCGGCACCGGCGCTGACCGCGTCGCCGAACTGCTCGCGCAGGTTCTCGTTGGCCACGACCTGCAGGGTGACCGGCACGCCGGTCTCCTCCTCGAAGGTCGCGGCGACGTCCTCGAGCGCGGCGGACCGCAGGTCGTCGGCCCAGATCACCAGGCTGGTGCCGTCGCTGGCGGCCGGCTCCTCACCCGCGTCCTCGGTGGTCGCCTCATCCTCAGGAGCCGCGTCCTCGGTGGTCTCCTCGTCCTCGGCGGCGGGGGCCTCGGTCTCGGTGGCCTCGTTCTCAGTGGCCTCGGTCTCGGTGGCCGTCTCCTCGGCTGCGGCCGGAGTCTCCTCCGTGTCCGTGTCCGTGTCGCCGCAGGCGGCCAGCAGCAGGGCTGCGACGGCAGCTGAGGCGATCACGCCGGTGGTGCGCTTCATGCGTTCTCCTTCGAACCGGGGGCGGCACCCGATGGTGCAGGGGGCCCCGCTGAGCAACCGATCCTTACTGCCGGTTGCCGGATGATTGCCTCAGTATGGACGTGGTTGCAGTCTCTTGCAAGTTCTTGCAACGCCTCTTGCGGTGGGTGCTACGGTGAGATCCGTCACCTGCAACGGCGCCGGGAACGCCATACCTCGACGTCGCCGCAAGCGACACCTCCACGCGCACCCGCGGGTGGGTCCTTTACGACGGATCGTCCGGCACGTACCTGCCGGTGAAGGAGATGGATCATGGCAACGGTGACCTTCGATGAGGCCACACGCATCTACCCCGGGGCCGAGACCCCCTCGGTGGACAAGCTCAACATCGAGATCGCGGACGGGGAGTTCCTCGTGCTCGTCGGGCCCTCGGGCTGCGGCAAGTCGACCTCGCTGCGCATGCTCGCCGGGCTGGAGGAGGTGAACGACGGTCGCATCCTCATCGGCGACCGCGACGTCACCCACATGCCGCCCAAGGACCGCGACGTGGCCATGGTCTTCCAGAACTACGCGCTCTACCCGCACATGAGCGTGGCCGACAACATGGGCTTCGCGCTGAAGATCGCCGGCAAGCCCAAGTCCGAGATCCGCGAGCGGGTCGAGGAGGCAGCCAAGATCCTGGACCTGACCGACTACCTGGAGCGCAAGCCCAAGGCCCTCTCCGGTGGTCAGCGCCAGCGCGTGGCCATGGGCCGCGCCATCGTCCGCCAGCCGCAGGTCTTCCTGATGGACGAGCCGCTGTCCAACCTGGACGCCAAGCTGCGGGTGCAGACCCGCACCCAGATCGCCTCGCTGCAGCGCCGGCTCGGGGTCACCACCGTCTACGTCACCCACGACCAGGTCGAGGCGATGACGATGGGTGACCGCGTGGCGGTGCTCAAGGACGGCATCCTGCAGCAGGTCGACAGCCCGCGCCGGATGTACGACCACCCCAACAACGTCTTCGTCGCCGGCTTCATCGGCTCCCCCGCGATGAACCTCATGACGGTGCCGGTCACCGACGGCGGCCTCAAGCTCGGTGACTACACCCACCCGGTCCAGCGCGACTGGCTGGTCGACGCCGGCGGCGACGTGGTCCTGGGCGTGCGGCCCGAGGACGTCGAGCTCTCCGACTCCGGCCGCGGCCTGCCGATCGAGATCGACGTGGTCGAGGAGCTGGGCGCCGACGCCTACATCTACGGCCAGCTGCCTGGTCACGGCGCCGTGGACAAGCCGTTCATCGCGCGCGTCGACGGCCGCACCCCGCCGAAGAAGGGCGAGGTCGTCCACTTCCAGCCCAAGGGTGACCACATCCACGTCTTCCACGCCGAGACCGGCGAGCGCCTGAGCAACTGATCCCAGACCGGCTCAACTCACCGGCCGACATCGTGCTGCCCCCGTGATCTTTCCTGGGGCAGAGCACGATCTCGGCCGGTGAGTGCGTGAACGGACCTACTCTGGTCTGTATGCCGCTTGACATCAGCGCCATCAACCCCGACCCGGCGATGCTGGACCTGCCCTGGAGCCAGCCGCTGGAGGACTGGCCGGACAGCCATCTGGCCGCGTTGCCCCGCGGCATCAGCCGGCACGTGGTCCGCTTCGTGCGGCTCTCGGGCAGGGTGGTCGCGATCAAGGAGATCACCGAGCACCTGGCCCGGCGCGAGTTCCAGACCCTGCGCACGCTGCGCCGCATGGACCTGCCCGCCGTCAAGCCCCTGGCGGTGGTCTCCGGGCGCACCGGTGCCGCCGGACAACCGCTGGACTCCTGCCTGGTCACCCAGCACCTGCGCTTCTCCCTGCCCTACCGCGCGGTCTTCAGCCAGCGGATGCGCCCCGACACCGCCCGCCGCACCCTGGACGCGCTGGCGGTGCTGCTGGTGCGACTGCACCTGGCCGGCTGCTTCTGGGGGGATGTCTCGCTGTCCAACACCCTCTTCCGCCGCGACGCCGGCGACTTCGCTGCCTACCTCGTCGACGCCGAGACCGCGGAGATCCACCCCCAGCTCTCCGACGGCCAGCGCCAGCACGACCTGACCATCGCGCACGGCAACATCGCCGGGGAGCTGATGGACCTGGAGGCCGCCGGGCTGCTCGACGAGGGTGAGGACCCGGTGGAGATCGCCAACCGGATCATGTTCCGCTACGACCTGCTCTGGCGGGAGCTGACCAGCGAGGAGCGCTTCGAGCAGGGCGACCGGTGGCGCGTGGAGGAACGGATCCGGCGCCTCAACAACCTCGGCTTCGACGTCGATGAGCTGGAGATGACGACCGACGTGGACGGTGCCTCCCTGCGCATCCAGCCCCGCATCGTCGACGCCGGGCACCACTCCCGCAGGCTCATGCGCCTCACCGGCCTGGACGTGGAGGAGAACCAGGCCCGGCGCCTGCTCAACGACCTCGACTCCTACCGGGCCGCCACCGAGCGCCAGGGGGACGACGAGAGCCTGGTCGCCCACGACTGGGTGACCCAGATCTACGAGCCGGTCACCAGGTCGGTGCCCCCTGAGCTGCGGGGCAAGCTTGAGCCGGCCGAGTTCTTCCACGAGATCCTCGAGCACCGGTGGTACCTGTCCGAGCGGGCCGGCCACGACACCCTGATCGAGGACGCGGTGCAGGACTACGTGCAGACCGTGCTGCCGGGCAAGCCGGACGAGGCCGCCGTGCTCGGCGTGGACACCGAGGAGATCCCGATCCGGGCGCGGCCTGTGCGTCCCTGACCAGCAAAGGTATGCCGTCCGACCCCTGCCGGGGCGCACCGGGTGCACCCTTTGGGGGGAGTGTGCGCAGGAGGTGACCCTCGGGTCATACTGCCGCCATGTCCGCGCGAAGCACCTCCCTCGTGTCGACCCTGCTTGGCCCGCTGTTGCTGGCCGGCTGTGCCCTCGACATCCCGGCCGATCCCGACGGCACGCTGGAATCCATCCGCTCCTCCGGCGAGCTGAGCGTGGGCGTCTCGCCCCAGCCGCCGTTCACGACGCTGCCGGACGGGATCGACGAGCCCCCGGCCGGGACTGAGATCGACCTGGTCACCGGCTTCGCACAGTCACTGTCCGCCGAGCCGACCTGGGTGGTCGGGGGCGAGGAGAGCCTGATGCGGGCGCTGGAGGAAGGTGAGCTGGATGTCGTTGTTGGCGGGCTCACCGCGGAGTCGCCATGGGGGACCGACGTGGCCCTGACCAGGCCCTACCTGGTGACCGTCGAGGATGGGGAGGAGACCGACCACGTCATGGCGGTCGTCCCGGGGGAGAATGCCCTGCTCAGCGCATTGGAGCGCTACCTGGACGGGGAGCAGCCGTGAGCGCCGGCGGCACCCGCCACGGCACCTTCTTCGGCGGCACCGAACTGCCCGAGGAGCAACAGCGGATCCTGCGCAGGGCCCGACGGCTGGAGATCTTCACCATCGGCTACATGCTCTCGGTGGTGACGGTCATCTACCTGGTCATGGGCAACTCGCAGGCGATGCGGGCCGCCTGGGTGGAGGACCTGCTGGCCCTCATCCCGCCCCTGTGCTTCCTGGTCGGGGCCCGCGTGGCGGCCCGCAAGCCGGACCGCAAGCATCCCTACGGCCGGCACCGCGCCGTGGCCGTCGGCCACCTCGTCTCGGCCGTCGCCCTGCTCTTCATGGGGCTGCTGTTGTCCTGGGAGTCCGCCTCCGGGCTGCTGAGCCGGGAGCACCCCCCTGTGGGCACCATGCAGGTCCTGGGCCACACGGTGTGGGCCGGCTGGCTGATGATCGCGGCGCTGGCCTACAGCGGCATCGGCCCGATCATCCTGGGCAGGATGAAGAAGCCGCTTGCCGAGCAGCTGCACGACAAGGTCCTGCATGCCGACGCTGACATGAACAAGGCGGACTGGATGACGGCCGGCGCCGGCATCGTCGGGATCCTCGGCATCGGTGTGGGGCTGTGGTGGGCCGATGCCGCCGCGGCTCTGGTGATCTCGATGTCGATCCTCAAGGACGGCGTGACCAACGTCCGGGCCGCGGTCGCCGGGCTCACCGACACCACCGCCCGCACCGTCGACGACACCCAGGAGCACCCGCTGGTCCACAGGATCGAGGACTACCTCGACTCCCGACCCTGGGTCGCCGCGCACCGCACCCGGGTGCGGGACATGGGCCACGTCTTCCACGTGGAGGTGCGGGTCATCCCCCGCGGCGGGGAGGTCGACCTCGCCCAGTTGCACC is a window encoding:
- a CDS encoding sugar ABC transporter substrate-binding protein; the encoded protein is MKRTTGVIASAAVAALLLAACGDTDTDTEETPAAAEETATETEATENEATETEAPAAEDEETTEDAAPEDEATTEDAGEEPAASDGTSLVIWADDLRSAALEDVAATFEEETGVPVTLQVVANENLREQFGDAVSAGAGPDIAVGAHDWLGELVQNNVVAPVQLSSDLVGQFSPESVEGFTFEGQTYGVPYSVESLALIRNVEMAPEEPATFEELVATGQQLVEDGEAELVMAQEVGQEGNAYNMYPYLAAYGGGIFPLLDEGGFDGSQAILDSEETLQGAEKIAWLAEQDALTVNLDGSNTIPQFVEGNTAFLVSGPWAIQQATDAGIDYAISPLPDFEDGGDPSPFLGVNGFYVSANSQNPQIAQTFVQEYVSRVDVQVALFEAGDRPPALTAAYDEVAAANEDIEAWGLAAEGGTPMPNIPAMNAVWGPLGIATAAIVNGQDPAEQMDTAQAEVETAL
- a CDS encoding ABC transporter ATP-binding protein encodes the protein MATVTFDEATRIYPGAETPSVDKLNIEIADGEFLVLVGPSGCGKSTSLRMLAGLEEVNDGRILIGDRDVTHMPPKDRDVAMVFQNYALYPHMSVADNMGFALKIAGKPKSEIRERVEEAAKILDLTDYLERKPKALSGGQRQRVAMGRAIVRQPQVFLMDEPLSNLDAKLRVQTRTQIASLQRRLGVTTVYVTHDQVEAMTMGDRVAVLKDGILQQVDSPRRMYDHPNNVFVAGFIGSPAMNLMTVPVTDGGLKLGDYTHPVQRDWLVDAGGDVVLGVRPEDVELSDSGRGLPIEIDVVEELGADAYIYGQLPGHGAVDKPFIARVDGRTPPKKGEVVHFQPKGDHIHVFHAETGERLSN
- a CDS encoding DUF4032 domain-containing protein, which gives rise to MPLDISAINPDPAMLDLPWSQPLEDWPDSHLAALPRGISRHVVRFVRLSGRVVAIKEITEHLARREFQTLRTLRRMDLPAVKPLAVVSGRTGAAGQPLDSCLVTQHLRFSLPYRAVFSQRMRPDTARRTLDALAVLLVRLHLAGCFWGDVSLSNTLFRRDAGDFAAYLVDAETAEIHPQLSDGQRQHDLTIAHGNIAGELMDLEAAGLLDEGEDPVEIANRIMFRYDLLWRELTSEERFEQGDRWRVEERIRRLNNLGFDVDELEMTTDVDGASLRIQPRIVDAGHHSRRLMRLTGLDVEENQARRLLNDLDSYRAATERQGDDESLVAHDWVTQIYEPVTRSVPPELRGKLEPAEFFHEILEHRWYLSERAGHDTLIEDAVQDYVQTVLPGKPDEAAVLGVDTEEIPIRARPVRP
- a CDS encoding substrate-binding periplasmic protein, which produces MSARSTSLVSTLLGPLLLAGCALDIPADPDGTLESIRSSGELSVGVSPQPPFTTLPDGIDEPPAGTEIDLVTGFAQSLSAEPTWVVGGEESLMRALEEGELDVVVGGLTAESPWGTDVALTRPYLVTVEDGEETDHVMAVVPGENALLSALERYLDGEQP
- a CDS encoding cation diffusion facilitator family transporter, which encodes MSAGGTRHGTFFGGTELPEEQQRILRRARRLEIFTIGYMLSVVTVIYLVMGNSQAMRAAWVEDLLALIPPLCFLVGARVAARKPDRKHPYGRHRAVAVGHLVSAVALLFMGLLLSWESASGLLSREHPPVGTMQVLGHTVWAGWLMIAALAYSGIGPIILGRMKKPLAEQLHDKVLHADADMNKADWMTAGAGIVGILGIGVGLWWADAAAALVISMSILKDGVTNVRAAVAGLTDTTARTVDDTQEHPLVHRIEDYLDSRPWVAAHRTRVRDMGHVFHVEVRVIPRGGEVDLAQLHQVTEDIRDLDWKLDDVTVAAVADLAPTYPD